A window from Herbaspirillum sp. meg3 encodes these proteins:
- a CDS encoding gluconate 2-dehydrogenase subunit 3 family protein, translated as MKKENPPPSTPDEKVASRRGFLFKTIAIVPAASALTTASFVPAIGQTPAGAAAASGATNATYQPRFFNADEWTFIKAAVDRLIPADNEGPGALELNVPAFIDGQMESGFGHASNWYMQGPFKGDASPLFGYQASMPPRELYRSGIAALTAYCRKNFGGKTFDQLAANDQEQLFKDMDGGKVQFESVSAQWFFTFLLQNTKEGYLSDPIHGGNKDMAAWKMIGFPGARADFLDFVGPSDKVYPYGPVGIGGKQS; from the coding sequence ATGAAAAAAGAAAATCCGCCACCCAGCACGCCCGATGAAAAAGTAGCATCACGTCGTGGTTTCCTTTTCAAAACCATCGCCATCGTACCGGCGGCATCCGCACTGACCACCGCGAGTTTCGTTCCTGCGATCGGCCAGACGCCCGCAGGTGCAGCAGCAGCGTCGGGAGCGACCAATGCCACCTATCAGCCGCGCTTCTTCAACGCCGATGAATGGACGTTCATCAAGGCTGCCGTTGATCGCTTGATCCCCGCCGACAACGAAGGCCCCGGCGCACTGGAACTGAATGTACCGGCTTTCATTGACGGTCAGATGGAGTCGGGTTTCGGCCATGCCTCCAACTGGTATATGCAAGGGCCCTTCAAGGGTGATGCATCGCCGCTGTTCGGCTATCAGGCCAGCATGCCGCCGCGTGAGCTGTACCGTTCGGGCATTGCCGCGCTTACCGCTTACTGCCGAAAGAATTTCGGCGGCAAGACCTTCGACCAGCTCGCCGCGAACGATCAGGAGCAATTGTTCAAGGACATGGATGGCGGCAAAGTGCAATTCGAGTCGGTGTCGGCACAATGGTTTTTCACCTTCCTGCTGCAGAACACCAAGGAAGGCTATCTCTCCGACCCGATCCATGGCGGCAACAAGGACATGGCCGCCTGGAAGATGATCGGCTTCCCCGGCGCACGCGCCGACTTCCTCGATTTTGTCGGACCGTCGGACAAGGTGTATCCCTACGGCCCGGTCGGCATCGGCGGCAAGCAAAGCTGA